From uncultured Desulfobacter sp.:
GTATCCCTTTTGGCATCCTCCCTGCCGCAAACAGGACAGGTGGTCTTGGCAAAATAGTCCAGGGTCGGCAACGGAGATCCGCCTTTGTCCAGAAGACTGACATCTTCGGGTAGCGTAATGGGCAGATCCGTTTCCGGCACCGGAACCACCCCGCATGAGGCGCAGTGGATCACCGGGATGGGGGTACCCCAGTACCGCTGGCGGGAAATGCCCCAGTCACGCAGACGGAAAGAGACCGCACGCTTGCCGATGCCGGATTCTTCAAGCCAGTCCGCCATTTTTTCAATGGCCTCCTTGCTGTCCATACCGTTGAATTGGCCGGAGTTGGTCATAACGCCGCGACCGGCATAGGCCTCGGCCATGGTTGCGCCATCAAGGTTCTCCCCTTCCGGCTGCACCACCACCCGGACCTCAAGTCCGTATTTTCTGGCAAAATCAAAATCCCGCTGGTCACCGGAGGGTACGGACATGATGGCACCTGTGCCATAGCCCATTAAAACGAAATTAGCCGTATAGACAGGAATCTTTTCACCGGTGGCCGGATTGATACAATAAGCGCCGGTGAACACCCCTTCTTTTTCGTATTTTTCAATGCCTTCGGCAGAACGTTCCTGCCTGGACACCCTTTCAACAAATTGAGTGACGGCCGCTTCCTGGTCCGTACCCTTGGACAAGGTCTCCACCAGGGAATGCTCCGGCGCCAGACACATGAAGGTGGCACCGAAGATGGTGTCAGGCCGGGTGGTAAAGACATTGATCACCTCGTCACTAGCGTCCACCTTAAAGTCAAGCGCTGCGCCCACGCTTTTACCGATCCAGTTTTTCTGCATGGTGGTGACATTGTCCGGCCAGCCGGGAAGTTGATCACAATGGACCAAAAGGTCTTCGGCATAATCGGTTATCTTGAAAAACCACTGCCACAATTTTTTTTGCTGAACCACCTGGGAACACCGCCAACATTTGTCTTGCTCAACCTGCTCATTGGCCAGCACCGTCTGGCATTTTTCACACCAGTTAACATAGGACTCCTTGCGGTAGGCCATGCCCTTTTCAAGCATTTTTAAAAACAGCCACTGTTCCCAGCGGTAGTATTCCGGCCGGCAGGTGGCGATTTCCCTGTCCCAGTCATAGGAAAACCCCATTTTTTTAAGCTGGACCCGCATGGACCGGATATTGTCATACGTCCAGGCTGCCGGATGGGTATTATTATCAATGGCAGCATTCTCGGCGGGCATACCAAAGGCATCCCATCCCATGGGATGAATAACATTAAAACCTCTCATGCGCTTGTAACGCACCACCACATCTCCGATGGTGTAATTGCGCACATGCCCCATATGAATTTTCCCCGAAGGGTAAGGAAACATTTCGAGCAGATAGTATTTTTCCCTGGACGAATCTTCTTCTACTTTGAAAAGCTGGGTCTTTTTCCAGTTTTCCTGCCATTTGGGCTCGACCTGGGAAGGGATGTACCGTTCCTCCATTATTTTAATTCCTTTCGAAAAACGTCTATAATTATAGTTGAACTTTTTTAGATGCCATAAGACAGGCGAAATAGCAAAGGTATTTATGGCAAAACAACAATTCTAAATTTATTCCAACTCCCTCAGCCCTACCCTATTCTGTTTCAACTCTCCGCCAAGGAGTCCCCTTCCTGAGCGATAGCGAAGGTAGGGGAGGAATTGGCATAGTAACTGACAATTGATCTATTTTCATGTATTTTCCTCACTTCCCGCAAATTTACCTGTGTATATTTTTTCTTTAGATTTTTGATATAATTTCCTTTGATATCGACGATTCGACAAGATGAAGAGCCGGTAAACCCGGAGATAAAACCGACTCTCCCCTTGTACTGCACCGTATCCCACCGTTTAAAACCTTTCAGGGTAAATACGTTCTTATTATTCCGCTTTTGGGTTCGATTCGGTGCTTTCCTGCCTTTTCTTGCAGTTGCTTCATGCAGGCTTCTTTTCCGTGACTGCACATGTTTTGTCTGTATCTGCTGGTCCAGAGGACTGGCTTGTTTATCTGCAATGATAACAGCATCATTGACGTGGGATTTTTCGATTCCCGCCTTATTTCGATGGTGGGCAGTGATATAACCGAATATCGTCCGTAATGGCGCGATCCGGGACAGCTCCGCTTGCAGATAGTTTTTACCTTGTTGCACATGCGCGGCTGAAATGTAGAACGCGCTTTTCTGCTTGGGAAGTTTCAGACCGTCTTTATGGTGCTTTTCATGACAATCTTCACATAGCGTCATCAGGTTCGACAACTTGTCCGTGCCGCCGTCGGCTCTTGGTTTTATATGATGGCATTGCAATTTTGATTCTGCGCCACAAACACGGCATTTGAACTTGTCACGAACCAAACACGCCTGCTTGAAATTTTTGTGATACAATAAGTCTCCATGCTGATATTGCTTGCCTGAAATGTCCGGATTCTCCATTGCCTGAAAATCAAAATAAACGTCTTCCAGAATAATTTTTGAGATCGGCAATGGGATTTGTCTCACAACCCGGATAATCGCCTCTTTCTTTGCCTTGATTGATGGCGGGATTCTAAAAACTTTCTTTTGGATGCCGGCATATTTCTGGTGAAGGCCCTCTGCTTTTCTCAGACAGGCTCGGCAGATTACTTTGGATGCCGGAGCGTTCTTCCCACATATCTTGCATGCCGGAATGGACTGTTTTCTATTGAGAAATCTGGGTTTCCGGTATCTTGTTTTCCGATACCTTCTCGATCTCCGATATTGCCTCCGGGTATCCAGTTTTGATTTGATATCCGAACGTAAAACCACTTCTTGTTGAAACAATGATTGACCATGGGATACCGCGGCAATACCGACATGGATTCCGCCATCATCAATGCCGACCGTCACAGGCTGTATGTGTTCCGTGGTCTCATAAAGCAGTTGAACGGCAAACGGCGTTCTTCGGATTACTTTCGCCTTGCCCTGTTTGAGCAATATTCTGGCGTTTGCCGGATTTGTCGGCATCAGCCATTTACCTGATTGTGATTTGACATACACTTTCATAAAAAACCTTTCGGTTATACACACCCTCCGAAGAGGGGTAAGCGTCGCCTCGCCAATGTTCAGCAGGCTTCACAGCGCGGTTGACCGCTCCTTCCTCACAGAGCTTTTACAGTGCCGCGACAGAGCTTTGGACTGGCGAATAAATCCAAAGGTGTCTGCATCCTGCCGAACGTAGTCCCAACAAATGAGACTCAGGCTAGTCAACCTGGGCTTTTACAAGCCCCTTCTGAATCTTTGATTCAGGAGGGGTGGTTGACTCCAATTTTCCAATCGCAACCCCCTCAACTCTCACAAATTCACGCATGTTGTTAGAGACCAGGATCAAAGATTTGCTTCGGGCATGCCCGGCAATGTGCAAATCATTAACCCCTATAGGGGTGCCTTTCTTTTCTAAATCCGCTCTGATATTTCCATAGTGGGCAGCAGCATTATCATCATAGGACAAAACCTCCAAACGAGATACAAAATCTTCAACTTTGCCTAAGTTGTGGGACACCATAGCGCTTTTTTCTACACCATGTAATAATTTTGCCAACGTGATTGAACTAATACACATCCGCCCTGCATGGACGTTAAAAATGCCTAATGATTTAAATCCAAAGAAAATACATTTTTTTTTAAATTTTTTAGAAAAAAACACGCAACAAAAAAATCTGGCAACCTAAATACCATAAGTACACGCTTTTAGTATTCTCAAGGTTCCCGAAGTTCCATATTTACATCCGGTTATTTGCTTGATATTAAATCATTATCTTAGTTCTCATTTTTGTTAAGGTAAAAAGTTAAATGATTTCAAATATTCAAATCCAAAACTTCAGAGGATTTTATAATCATTCTCTTAGATTTAAAAAGAGTTGCATTATTGTTGGTAAAAATAACGCTGGAAAATCAACAGTTGTTGAAGCACTGCGTTTAGTATCCTTAATTACAAATAAATACAGGACAGCAGTTTATAAAAAGCGACCAACTTGGTTAGAAGCGCCTTCAGGGTTAATTGGAATATCACCATCCATTAAAAATATTGGAATAAATTTTGATACTATTTTTTTTCATTATGGTCCATCTCCAAGTATCATAACCGCAGAATTTAATGACAAAAACAGAATCACTATTTATGTAGGAGATGGTGGAAAAATTTTTGCTGTTCTGCGTAACTCTCAAGGTACCATTGTTAAAACACGTAGCCAGGCATTGAAACTCAATTTAACGCCAATTAATATTTTCCCACAAGTAGGCCCGGTACAGAAGAAAGAGATGATTCTTAATTCTGATTATGTAAAAAACAGTATTGGTTCCCATCTTTCCTCACTACACTTTCGTAACCAATTATATTTATTTCCAGAACTGTTTGAAAAATTTAGAGAAGCCGTTGAAGAGACATGGCCAAGTGTCACCTTAAAAGAACTAATCGCTACCGGAGAGTTAGATGAAAAACAACTCTCCTTTCAAATAAGAAATGAAAATTTTGTAGCTGAAGTCGCAGAAATGGGGCATGGATTGCAGGTCTGGTTGCAAATAATTTGGTTTTTGACTAGAGTTTCTAATAATTCTACTGTAATTCTTGATGAACCAGATGTTTACATGCATGCTGACCTGCAAAGACGGCTTATTCGATTTTTGAAAAACAAATATAATCAAATCCTAATAACGACTCATTCAACAGAAATCATGGCTGAAGTTGGGCCTGAAGAGATTTTAGTAATTGATAAAGAAAAGCCAGAATCAACTTATGCAAATACATTTCCAATTGTACAAACCTTGATAGAACAAATTGGAAGTGCTCAAAATATTCATATGGCTCGTTTGTGGAATGCAAAACGTCTGATTTTGGTAGAAGGGAAAGATATCAAACTTCTAAAAATATTCCAAAATAATCTTTTTCCCAATAGTAATGAACCCTTTGATGCTATTCCCAATATGTCTTTGGGAGGTTGGGGAGGTTGGAATTATGCCATAGGTTCATCAATGCTATTGAAGAATTCATTAAATCAAAACATACTTACATATTGTATCTTTGATTCTGACTACCATACTGCTGAAGAAATCTCAACACGATTAGACCAGGCTAACGATAAAGGAATCTTTCTACATATTTGGTCGAAAAAAGAAATAGAGAATTACCTTCTAATTCCATCAGTACTACAACGAGTTATCGAAAATAATCTGGCAAAAAGAACACCTTCACCTTCGATTGATGAAATAGAACAAAGCCTGATGACAATTTTATCCGAAATGGAAGAAAGCGTTTTAGATGCTATTTCAAGCGAATTACTTAAACAAAATAGAGGTTGGACTGCAGGAAAAAGTAACAAAGAAGCTCGCAAATTGATTTTTGACTCTAAAGCTCAGGAAGAAAGTATAATTTCTATAGCTTCTGGGAAATATGTCATTAAAAAATTTGCAGACTGGAGTCAACAGGAGTTCGGAGTTTCACTGAATGCCATAGCAATAGCAAAAGAAATGACAGCTCAAGAAATTCCAAATGAATTAATAGATACTGTTACCGCAATTGAAAAAAGTGCTGTTTTTAAAGAATGAATTCTTGCAACGTTACTGTTGACTTTGTCTATTATTGATGACTTTTAATAAAAAAGACCAACCACAATATATTGGGGTCTCAAAAAGACTTTCATTCAATTTAATTGATATACATATGAATTACACTTTTTTTGAGATTAAAAAAAATCTCTATTAAATTGCATATGAAAATAGAACCTTAAAAAGCTACTTTGCCGCTCAGGGCAGCTTCGCCTCCACCACCCCATATTAGGCTAATTGAAGAAAGCCTGGATTTGAATAAAGGGAAAAATACCATGCATGATGTTCAAAACGATGTCGAAGATCAGGAAGGCGTGCAATTTTTTTTCAATTTGCCACATAAATGAATTATGAAGCTAAAACAAAAGGTTAAACGTAACTGATATGCCATATACCCCTGAAGATGTTATCATGCTGGCCGCATATGTTCTACTGGCGCTGGTGTGTTCGTTCCTCTGTTCCATTGCTGAAGCGGTGTTGTTAAGCATCACACCTTCTTACATTGAAGGGTTGGGAGAGCGAAAGCCAAAACATGCGGCACTTTTACGCAAACTGAAAAAAGACAAAGTAGATCAGTCCCTTTCCGCCATTTTGACTTTGAACACCATTGCCCATACAGTCGGTGCCATCGGCGCAGGCGCCAAAGCCACCCTGGTCTTCGGAAACGCCTGGTTCGGTCTCTTCTCAGCTATCATGACACTGATGATTCTCTTTCTTTCCGAAATCGTTCCCAAAACCATCGGAGCGGTTTACTGGTCCATCCTTGAGGTGCCAACCGCGCGGTTTGTTCAATTGCTGATTGTACTCCTCTATCCTGTGGTCTGGGTTTCCGAAAAACTGACAGCCTTCATTTCCCGTAAAAAAGTTGTCAACAATGCCGGCAGAGATGAGCTTATCGCCATGGCCTCCCTGGGGGTAAAAACCGGACAGATTCATAGTAAAGAGTCTATAATCATAAGAAATCTTCTTCGATTTGAATCACTGAAACCATCGGATATCATGACCCCGAGAACCGTAATTTTTGCTCTGCCCGAGGACATGAAAATCAAAGATGCATGGCCTATCATCAGCCGAAAACCCTTTTCACGAATTCCTCTCTACACACAGAGCATAGACTGCATCACCGGATTTATTCTCAAGGATGACGTATTGATCCGCTCGATAGGGAATCACGGAGCCCACCAAATTCAAGGCAAAATAGAAAACGATGAAATCCAAACACCAATGCCTGCAAAATATTCCGAGAATGACAAGTCATTATTGTTAACCGAAGAACCTTTGAGCATTTTAAAACGGGAAATACTCGTTGTCCCG
This genomic window contains:
- the leuS gene encoding leucine--tRNA ligase, encoding MEERYIPSQVEPKWQENWKKTQLFKVEEDSSREKYYLLEMFPYPSGKIHMGHVRNYTIGDVVVRYKRMRGFNVIHPMGWDAFGMPAENAAIDNNTHPAAWTYDNIRSMRVQLKKMGFSYDWDREIATCRPEYYRWEQWLFLKMLEKGMAYRKESYVNWCEKCQTVLANEQVEQDKCWRCSQVVQQKKLWQWFFKITDYAEDLLVHCDQLPGWPDNVTTMQKNWIGKSVGAALDFKVDASDEVINVFTTRPDTIFGATFMCLAPEHSLVETLSKGTDQEAAVTQFVERVSRQERSAEGIEKYEKEGVFTGAYCINPATGEKIPVYTANFVLMGYGTGAIMSVPSGDQRDFDFARKYGLEVRVVVQPEGENLDGATMAEAYAGRGVMTNSGQFNGMDSKEAIEKMADWLEESGIGKRAVSFRLRDWGISRQRYWGTPIPVIHCASCGVVPVPETDLPITLPEDVSLLDKGGSPLPTLDYFAKTTCPVCGREDAKRDTDTMDTFVESSWYYLRYCSPRYDKGIFDPKAVEYWMPVDQYIGGVEHAVLHLLYSRYFMRVLNTLGLVPFKEPFTRLLTQGMVCKETMTCPEHGFLFPEQGERKDGKLVCTMCGKDVDVGRVIKMSKSKKNVVNPNELLEKYGADVTRLFCLFAAPPERDLEWSEDGVEGSNRFVNRVWRLALTCMETIQGIDAYKGPAGSLKADQAKQLYIKANQTIQKVTADIETNFHFNTAIAAVMELVNSMYTVKFEKADDELKSVVWFCLENVLLLLSPIIPHFCEELFAQMGNKGSILEQPWPEFRKDSMETDEVLVVVQVNGKLRAKFPMSADSGEDDIKSAALGDSRIIKYIEGKEIRKIIVIRKKQTLVNIVV
- a CDS encoding ATP-binding protein → MISNIQIQNFRGFYNHSLRFKKSCIIVGKNNAGKSTVVEALRLVSLITNKYRTAVYKKRPTWLEAPSGLIGISPSIKNIGINFDTIFFHYGPSPSIITAEFNDKNRITIYVGDGGKIFAVLRNSQGTIVKTRSQALKLNLTPINIFPQVGPVQKKEMILNSDYVKNSIGSHLSSLHFRNQLYLFPELFEKFREAVEETWPSVTLKELIATGELDEKQLSFQIRNENFVAEVAEMGHGLQVWLQIIWFLTRVSNNSTVILDEPDVYMHADLQRRLIRFLKNKYNQILITTHSTEIMAEVGPEEILVIDKEKPESTYANTFPIVQTLIEQIGSAQNIHMARLWNAKRLILVEGKDIKLLKIFQNNLFPNSNEPFDAIPNMSLGGWGGWNYAIGSSMLLKNSLNQNILTYCIFDSDYHTAEEISTRLDQANDKGIFLHIWSKKEIENYLLIPSVLQRVIENNLAKRTPSPSIDEIEQSLMTILSEMEESVLDAISSELLKQNRGWTAGKSNKEARKLIFDSKAQEESIISIASGKYVIKKFADWSQQEFGVSLNAIAIAKEMTAQEIPNELIDTVTAIEKSAVFKE
- a CDS encoding RRXRR domain-containing protein, producing the protein MPTNPANARILLKQGKAKVIRRTPFAVQLLYETTEHIQPVTVGIDDGGIHVGIAAVSHGQSLFQQEVVLRSDIKSKLDTRRQYRRSRRYRKTRYRKPRFLNRKQSIPACKICGKNAPASKVICRACLRKAEGLHQKYAGIQKKVFRIPPSIKAKKEAIIRVVRQIPLPISKIILEDVYFDFQAMENPDISGKQYQHGDLLYHKNFKQACLVRDKFKCRVCGAESKLQCHHIKPRADGGTDKLSNLMTLCEDCHEKHHKDGLKLPKQKSAFYISAAHVQQGKNYLQAELSRIAPLRTIFGYITAHHRNKAGIEKSHVNDAVIIADKQASPLDQQIQTKHVQSRKRSLHEATARKGRKAPNRTQKRNNKNVFTLKGFKRWDTVQYKGRVGFISGFTGSSSCRIVDIKGNYIKNLKKKYTQVNLREVRKIHENRSIVSYYANSSPTFAIAQEGDSLAES
- a CDS encoding CNNM domain-containing protein, which gives rise to MPYTPEDVIMLAAYVLLALVCSFLCSIAEAVLLSITPSYIEGLGERKPKHAALLRKLKKDKVDQSLSAILTLNTIAHTVGAIGAGAKATLVFGNAWFGLFSAIMTLMILFLSEIVPKTIGAVYWSILEVPTARFVQLLIVLLYPVVWVSEKLTAFISRKKVVNNAGRDELIAMASLGVKTGQIHSKESIIIRNLLRFESLKPSDIMTPRTVIFALPEDMKIKDAWPIISRKPFSRIPLYTQSIDCITGFILKDDVLIRSIGNHGAHQIQGKIENDEIQTPMPAKYSENDKSLLLTEEPLSILKREILVVPESISMTSLFERSLKNRHHITIVVNEHGGTEGLVTLEDLIESILGMEIVDETDYVEDMRILARKRWVERAGKMGIKDSSI
- a CDS encoding PIN domain-containing protein; translation: MFFSKKFKKKCIFFGFKSLGIFNVHAGRMCISSITLAKLLHGVEKSAMVSHNLGKVEDFVSRLEVLSYDDNAAAHYGNIRADLEKKGTPIGVNDLHIAGHARSKSLILVSNNMREFVRVEGVAIGKLESTTPPESKIQKGLVKAQVD